Proteins from a single region of Abyssalbus ytuae:
- the upp gene encoding uracil phosphoribosyltransferase: MKIHHIAGQNSVLNKFLAEIRDVTIQKDRLRFRRNIERIGEILAYELSKSLPYKNIAVTTPLGEKNVAVNKANIVLCSVLRAGLPLHQGLLNYFDDAENSFISAYRHHKNGGEVFEIIVEYLASPSLENKTLILADPMLATGQSLVSTFEALKSMGKPEEIHLVSVVGAREGIDYVNKHFPGNTHLWIADIDPELNQRGYIVPGLGDAGDLAYGMKKQS; this comes from the coding sequence ATGAAAATTCATCATATTGCCGGACAAAACTCTGTATTAAATAAATTTTTAGCAGAAATAAGGGATGTTACTATTCAAAAAGACCGGTTGAGATTCAGGAGAAACATTGAACGTATAGGCGAGATTCTGGCCTACGAACTTAGTAAGAGCCTTCCATATAAAAATATAGCAGTTACTACGCCCCTGGGAGAAAAAAACGTGGCGGTAAACAAAGCAAATATTGTTTTATGTTCGGTTTTAAGGGCGGGGTTACCTTTACACCAAGGGCTGTTAAACTATTTTGACGATGCTGAAAATTCTTTTATTTCTGCCTACAGGCATCATAAAAACGGGGGAGAGGTTTTTGAAATTATTGTGGAATACCTCGCTTCGCCTTCTTTGGAAAATAAAACTTTAATTCTAGCCGATCCTATGCTGGCAACGGGACAATCCTTGGTTTCTACTTTTGAAGCTTTAAAAAGCATGGGAAAGCCGGAAGAAATTCATTTGGTATCTGTAGTAGGGGCAAGAGAAGGAATAGATTATGTTAATAAACATTTTCCCGGCAACACCCATTTATGGATAGCGGATATAGATCCTGAATTAAACCAACGGGGATATATTGTACCCGGTTTGGGTGATGCAGGCGATTTGGCCTACGGAATGAAGAAGCAGTCATAA
- a CDS encoding glycosyltransferase family 9 protein: protein MQKKPIKHILVVRLSALGDVAMTVPVIKALLQQHPQLKVTILSRGFFKPLFHDIPNLHFHEADVREKHKGAFGLNRLSRELLKLNIDAVADLHNVLRSNILKTFLRLNKIPVVQIDKGRKEKKALTSGKKFYQLKTTHERYAEVFESLGFDIDLSGSLFSKRRELNEKISGFIGGDGKKWIGIAPFAAFKGKMYPLDLMEKVIETLNAAGAYQVILFGGGKKEENLLDAIAGKYNNVVNMAGKFSFEEELTLISNLDLMLSMDSGNAHLAAMYGIKTITLWGVTHPYAGFYPFKQDKNNALLSDKEKYPLIPTSVYGNKLPKGYEDVMRTISPEKVVEKIVSVI from the coding sequence GTGCAGAAAAAACCCATAAAGCATATTCTTGTTGTCCGGCTTTCGGCCCTGGGAGATGTTGCCATGACAGTGCCGGTAATAAAGGCATTGTTGCAACAGCATCCCCAATTAAAAGTTACCATATTATCCAGGGGGTTTTTCAAGCCCCTGTTTCACGACATTCCCAATCTTCATTTTCATGAGGCTGATGTAAGAGAAAAACACAAAGGCGCATTTGGCCTTAACAGGCTTAGCCGGGAATTGCTTAAGCTTAATATTGATGCTGTTGCCGATCTTCATAACGTACTTAGAAGCAATATCCTTAAAACTTTTCTGAGATTAAATAAAATTCCGGTAGTGCAGATAGATAAAGGGCGGAAAGAAAAAAAGGCATTGACCTCGGGTAAAAAGTTTTATCAGCTTAAAACCACCCACGAACGGTATGCCGAAGTTTTTGAAAGCCTGGGGTTTGATATTGATTTATCCGGATCCTTATTTTCAAAAAGAAGAGAGTTAAACGAAAAAATATCCGGTTTTATTGGAGGCGACGGGAAAAAATGGATAGGCATTGCACCCTTTGCAGCTTTTAAAGGAAAAATGTACCCGCTGGATTTAATGGAAAAAGTTATAGAAACTTTAAACGCGGCAGGAGCCTATCAGGTCATTCTTTTCGGAGGAGGAAAAAAAGAAGAAAACTTACTCGATGCCATAGCCGGCAAATATAACAATGTAGTAAATATGGCCGGCAAATTCAGTTTTGAAGAAGAACTCACCCTTATTTCCAACCTCGACCTGATGCTTTCTATGGACAGCGGTAATGCCCACCTGGCTGCTATGTACGGCATTAAAACAATTACCCTTTGGGGCGTAACCCATCCTTATGCCGGTTTTTATCCCTTTAAACAGGACAAAAACAATGCGCTCCTTTCCGATAAAGAAAAGTATCCCCTCATTCCTACTTCTGTGTATGGTAACAAATTACCAAAAGGATATGAAGACGTTATGAGAACTATTTCCCCGGAAAAAGTGGTGGAAAAAATAGTTTCAGTAATTTGA
- a CDS encoding DUF4254 domain-containing protein, which yields MFSQFAFKIFEESISKYHELDDVYQPFHNPYPKDKIEHLLYRKNWIDTVQWHYEDIIRDPEIDPVDALDLKRKIDASNQDRTDTVEYIDSYFLNKYKDVEPATNATINSESPAWAIDRLSILALKIYHMKEEAGREGATAEHKQKCQDKLQVLLEQREDLSTAIDQLLTDIENGDKYMKVYKQMKMYNDEELNPVLYQNKK from the coding sequence ATGTTTAGCCAATTTGCATTTAAAATTTTTGAAGAAAGTATAAGTAAATATCACGAACTGGACGATGTATATCAACCCTTTCACAATCCCTATCCAAAAGATAAAATAGAACATCTTTTATACCGTAAAAACTGGATAGACACAGTACAATGGCATTATGAAGACATTATCCGCGATCCGGAAATTGACCCGGTTGATGCCCTTGACCTTAAAAGAAAGATAGATGCGTCTAACCAGGACAGGACTGATACTGTTGAGTACATTGACAGTTATTTTCTTAATAAGTACAAAGATGTAGAACCGGCAACAAACGCCACTATTAATTCCGAAAGCCCTGCCTGGGCTATAGACAGGTTGTCTATTCTCGCACTAAAAATTTACCATATGAAGGAAGAAGCCGGGAGAGAAGGTGCTACAGCGGAACATAAACAAAAGTGTCAGGATAAATTACAGGTGCTTCTTGAACAAAGAGAAGACCTTTCTACAGCTATAGACCAGCTACTTACCGATATTGAAAACGGAGACAAATACATGAAGGTTTATAAGCAAATGAAAATGTATAATGATGAAGAACTAAACCCGGTACTTTATCAAAATAAAAAGTAA